One Pygocentrus nattereri isolate fPygNat1 chromosome 12, fPygNat1.pri, whole genome shotgun sequence DNA window includes the following coding sequences:
- the LOC108436379 gene encoding far upstream element-binding protein 2 isoform X1: MSEYSAVPPPGAPGAAAALGAGGIKKDAFADAVQRARQIAAKIGGDVAAPPMSNNGGAESYPFAAQKRSLEDGDQPDSKRMASQSDRDNATALSIGAQLAALSQQSVRPSSVTEDYRVPDGMVGLIIGRGGEQINKIQQESGCKVQIAPDSGGLPERSVSITGSPEAIQKAKMLLDDIVSRGRGTPPTAFHETNGSGHMQEMIIPAGKAGLVIGKGGETIKQLQERAGVKMILIQDASQGPNMDKPLRIIGEPYKVQQAREMVQEILRERDHPGFGDRNDYGSRMGGGGGGIEVPVPRHSVGVVIGRNGEMIKKIQNDAGVRIQFKPDDGNGPDKIAHIMGPPDCCEHAASIINDLLQSIRVREEGGGGPPGPPGTGMPPGGRGRGRGPGNWGPPGGEMTFSIPAHKCGLVIGRGGENVKAINQQTGAFVEISRQPPPNGDPNFKLFTIRGTPQQIDHAKQLIEDKIEGPLCPVGPGLGGPGPAGPMGPYNPNPYQPGPPGAPPHGGPPGAHQYPPQGWGNTYQQWQPPAPHDPSKAAADHSAAWAAYYAQYYQQPAGGAMPGQAPSGQPAAPAPADQSQAAQSTGQPDYTKAWEEYYKKMAQQGGGAAPAAGAAPAAAGAAAGQTDYSAAWAEYYRQHAAYYGQTAQTAGQPAAAPQGQQAQ; encoded by the exons ATTGCAGCCAAGATTGGTGGAGATGTTGCAGCCCCTCCAATGAGCAATAACGGTGGCGCCGAGAGCTACCCATTCGCAGCACAGAAACGATCCCTGGAGGATGGAG ATCAGCCAGATAGTAAGAGGATGGCTTCTCAGAGCGACAGGGATAACGCTACAGCGCTGT CTATCGGGGCTCAGCTGGCCGCCTTGTCTCAGCAGAG TGTACGTCCTTCCTCTGTAACGGAGGACTACAGAGTGCCTGACGGCATGGTGGGCCTCA TCATTGGTCGAGGAGGAGAGCAGATTAATAAGATCCAGCAGGAGTCTGGTTGTAAAGTTCAGATTGCTCCAG ACAGTGGCGGTTTACCTGAGAGAAGTGTATCTATAACAGGGTCTCCTGAAGCCATTCA GAAGGCGAAAATGCTTCTAGATGACATTGTTTCACGGGGGCGAGGCACTCCACCCACCGCTTTCCATGAGACCAACGGGAGCGGCCACATGCAGGAGATGATTATTCCGGCAGGAAAAGCTGGCCTAGTCATCGGCAAAGGAGGAGAAACCATTAAACAGCTTCAG GAGCGCGCTGGAGTGAAGATGATTTTGATTCAGGATGCGTCTCAGGGACCCAACATGGACAAGCCCCTTCGCATCATTGGAGAACCGTACAAAGTACAG CAAGCTCGGGAGATGGTGCAGGAGATTTTGAGGGAGAGGGATCACCCCGGATTTGGAGACAGAAATGACTATGGCTCCCGGatgggagggggaggaggaggaataGAG GTTCCCGTCCCGCGTCACTCTGTGGGTGTCGTGATCGGCCGAAACGGAGAAATGATCAAAAAGATCCAGAATGACGCCGGAGTCCGGATACAGTTCAAACCTG ATGACGGTAACGGACCTGATAAGATTGCCCACATCATGGGGCCTCCGGACTGCTGTGAACACGCAGCCAGCATCATCAACGACCTCCTACAGAGCATCCGTGTCCGAGAGGAGGGCGGAGGG gGACCCCCTGGTCCTCCTGGCACAGGTATGCCCCCAGGTGGGCGTGGCAGAGGGCGCGGTCCAGGTAACTGGGGTCCTCCTGGTGGCGAGATGACCTTCTCTATCCCAGCTCACAAATGTGGCCTCGTGATTGGTCGAGGAGGTGAGAACGTGAAGGCGATCAACCAGCAGACGGGCGCGTTTGTGGAGATCTCGCGCCAACCTCCACCCAACGGAGACCCCAACTTCAAACTGTTCACCATCCGGGGGACGCCCCAACAGATAGACCACGCCAAACAGCTCATCGAGGACAAGATCGAG ggtCCTTTGTGTCCTGTAGGTCCTGGTCTTGGTGGTCCTGGTCCAGCTGGTCCAATGGGCCCCTACAACCCAAATCCATATCAGCCTGGACCCCCAGGAGCCCCACCACA tGGTGGTCCTCCAGGTGCTCATCAGTACCCTCCTCAGGGTTGGGGAAACACCTACCAGCAGTGGCAGCCCCCCGCGCCCCATGACCCCA GTAAGGCAGCAGCAGACCACAGTGCAGCCTGGGCAGCCTACTATGCGCAGTACTACCAGCAGCCTGCAGGAGGCGCCATGCCTGGTCAGGCACCCAGCGGACAGCCCGCTGCTCCGGCCCCCGCAGACCAGAGCCAAGCAGCCCAGAGCACAGGACAGCCCGACTACACCAAAGCCTGGGAAGAGTACTACAAGAAAATGG CTCAGCAGGGTGGTGGCGCTGCTCCAGCAGCAGGGGCAGCTCCGGCGGCGGCAGGAGCTGCAGCAGGACAGACGGATTACAGCGCCGCCTGGGCGGAGTATTATAGACAACACGCTGCTTATTACGGCCAAACCGCACAGACAGCAGGCCAGCCTGCAGCCGCACCGCAGGGCCAACAG gcgCAGTGA
- the LOC108436379 gene encoding far upstream element-binding protein 2 isoform X2 produces MSEYSAVPPPGAPGAAAALGAGGIKKDAFADAVQRARQIAAKIGGDVAAPPMSNNGGAESYPFAAQKRSLEDGDQPDSKRMASQSDRDNATALSIGAQLAALSQQSVRPSSVTEDYRVPDGMVGLNSGGLPERSVSITGSPEAIQKAKMLLDDIVSRGRGTPPTAFHETNGSGHMQEMIIPAGKAGLVIGKGGETIKQLQERAGVKMILIQDASQGPNMDKPLRIIGEPYKVQQAREMVQEILRERDHPGFGDRNDYGSRMGGGGGGIEVPVPRHSVGVVIGRNGEMIKKIQNDAGVRIQFKPDDGNGPDKIAHIMGPPDCCEHAASIINDLLQSIRVREEGGGGPPGPPGTGMPPGGRGRGRGPGNWGPPGGEMTFSIPAHKCGLVIGRGGENVKAINQQTGAFVEISRQPPPNGDPNFKLFTIRGTPQQIDHAKQLIEDKIEGPLCPVGPGLGGPGPAGPMGPYNPNPYQPGPPGAPPHGGPPGAHQYPPQGWGNTYQQWQPPAPHDPSKAAADHSAAWAAYYAQYYQQPAGGAMPGQAPSGQPAAPAPADQSQAAQSTGQPDYTKAWEEYYKKMAQQGGGAAPAAGAAPAAAGAAAGQTDYSAAWAEYYRQHAAYYGQTAQTAGQPAAAPQGQQAQ; encoded by the exons ATTGCAGCCAAGATTGGTGGAGATGTTGCAGCCCCTCCAATGAGCAATAACGGTGGCGCCGAGAGCTACCCATTCGCAGCACAGAAACGATCCCTGGAGGATGGAG ATCAGCCAGATAGTAAGAGGATGGCTTCTCAGAGCGACAGGGATAACGCTACAGCGCTGT CTATCGGGGCTCAGCTGGCCGCCTTGTCTCAGCAGAG TGTACGTCCTTCCTCTGTAACGGAGGACTACAGAGTGCCTGACGGCATGGTGGGCCTCA ACAGTGGCGGTTTACCTGAGAGAAGTGTATCTATAACAGGGTCTCCTGAAGCCATTCA GAAGGCGAAAATGCTTCTAGATGACATTGTTTCACGGGGGCGAGGCACTCCACCCACCGCTTTCCATGAGACCAACGGGAGCGGCCACATGCAGGAGATGATTATTCCGGCAGGAAAAGCTGGCCTAGTCATCGGCAAAGGAGGAGAAACCATTAAACAGCTTCAG GAGCGCGCTGGAGTGAAGATGATTTTGATTCAGGATGCGTCTCAGGGACCCAACATGGACAAGCCCCTTCGCATCATTGGAGAACCGTACAAAGTACAG CAAGCTCGGGAGATGGTGCAGGAGATTTTGAGGGAGAGGGATCACCCCGGATTTGGAGACAGAAATGACTATGGCTCCCGGatgggagggggaggaggaggaataGAG GTTCCCGTCCCGCGTCACTCTGTGGGTGTCGTGATCGGCCGAAACGGAGAAATGATCAAAAAGATCCAGAATGACGCCGGAGTCCGGATACAGTTCAAACCTG ATGACGGTAACGGACCTGATAAGATTGCCCACATCATGGGGCCTCCGGACTGCTGTGAACACGCAGCCAGCATCATCAACGACCTCCTACAGAGCATCCGTGTCCGAGAGGAGGGCGGAGGG gGACCCCCTGGTCCTCCTGGCACAGGTATGCCCCCAGGTGGGCGTGGCAGAGGGCGCGGTCCAGGTAACTGGGGTCCTCCTGGTGGCGAGATGACCTTCTCTATCCCAGCTCACAAATGTGGCCTCGTGATTGGTCGAGGAGGTGAGAACGTGAAGGCGATCAACCAGCAGACGGGCGCGTTTGTGGAGATCTCGCGCCAACCTCCACCCAACGGAGACCCCAACTTCAAACTGTTCACCATCCGGGGGACGCCCCAACAGATAGACCACGCCAAACAGCTCATCGAGGACAAGATCGAG ggtCCTTTGTGTCCTGTAGGTCCTGGTCTTGGTGGTCCTGGTCCAGCTGGTCCAATGGGCCCCTACAACCCAAATCCATATCAGCCTGGACCCCCAGGAGCCCCACCACA tGGTGGTCCTCCAGGTGCTCATCAGTACCCTCCTCAGGGTTGGGGAAACACCTACCAGCAGTGGCAGCCCCCCGCGCCCCATGACCCCA GTAAGGCAGCAGCAGACCACAGTGCAGCCTGGGCAGCCTACTATGCGCAGTACTACCAGCAGCCTGCAGGAGGCGCCATGCCTGGTCAGGCACCCAGCGGACAGCCCGCTGCTCCGGCCCCCGCAGACCAGAGCCAAGCAGCCCAGAGCACAGGACAGCCCGACTACACCAAAGCCTGGGAAGAGTACTACAAGAAAATGG CTCAGCAGGGTGGTGGCGCTGCTCCAGCAGCAGGGGCAGCTCCGGCGGCGGCAGGAGCTGCAGCAGGACAGACGGATTACAGCGCCGCCTGGGCGGAGTATTATAGACAACACGCTGCTTATTACGGCCAAACCGCACAGACAGCAGGCCAGCCTGCAGCCGCACCGCAGGGCCAACAG gcgCAGTGA